The proteins below are encoded in one region of Deinococcus aquaedulcis:
- the ilvB gene encoding biosynthetic-type acetolactate synthase large subunit has protein sequence MNGAKALWATLANHGISTVFGYPGGAIMPVYDALTFYPEVRHVLTRHEQGAAHAAEGWAKATGELGVCMATSGPGATNLVTGLADAMLDSVPLLAITGNVASHLMGTDAFQEADITGITLPITKHNYVVRDVAELPRIVAEAIRIARSGRPGPVLVDIPKDIQLAAFAGQIPAPQARPEAPAPNPEALARARELLRGAKKPVMMVGGGSLDAAAEITALARAWDIPVITTLMGLGTFPASDPLWLGMPGMHGSVAANRAISEADVLLGLGLRFDDRVTGRVSGFAPHAAIIHVDLDAAEIGKIVRTHVPVRGDAAQAARLLAEGAQPLPRAEWRAQLDAWKARTETPGHWGAGYAVKAVVDRLRPDDLLSSDVGQHQMLAAQLARFEKPRRWINSGGLGTMGFGLPAAIGAGMAEPGVRSVVIAGDGGFQMTAQELATLKMYDIRNVKICIINNSYLGMVRQWQELFHEKRYSEVWLGDSNPDFVKLADAYDVPAYRASTAEELPGAIDAWLANPKSALLEVVVPHEHGVFPMVPAGAALSEMIETEPARPGAPTPEASEA, from the coding sequence ATGAACGGAGCCAAGGCCCTGTGGGCCACCCTGGCCAACCACGGTATTTCCACGGTGTTCGGCTATCCCGGCGGGGCGATCATGCCGGTCTACGACGCCCTGACCTTCTACCCCGAGGTGCGCCATGTCCTGACCCGCCATGAACAGGGCGCGGCCCACGCGGCCGAGGGCTGGGCCAAGGCCACAGGTGAACTGGGCGTGTGTATGGCGACCAGCGGTCCCGGCGCCACCAACCTTGTGACTGGTCTGGCCGACGCCATGCTGGACAGTGTGCCGCTGCTGGCGATCACCGGCAACGTGGCCAGCCACCTGATGGGCACCGACGCCTTTCAGGAAGCGGACATCACCGGGATTACCCTGCCCATCACCAAGCACAATTACGTGGTGCGCGACGTGGCCGAGCTGCCGCGCATTGTGGCCGAGGCGATTCGCATTGCCCGCTCCGGGCGCCCGGGACCAGTGCTGGTGGATATCCCCAAGGATATTCAGCTGGCGGCTTTTGCCGGCCAGATCCCGGCGCCCCAGGCCCGCCCCGAAGCCCCCGCCCCCAATCCCGAGGCCCTTGCGCGGGCCCGCGAGCTGCTGCGCGGCGCCAAGAAGCCAGTGATGATGGTGGGGGGCGGCAGCCTGGACGCCGCCGCCGAAATCACCGCCCTGGCCCGCGCCTGGGACATCCCGGTGATCACCACCCTGATGGGCCTGGGCACCTTTCCCGCCAGCGATCCGCTGTGGCTGGGAATGCCCGGTATGCACGGCTCGGTGGCGGCCAACCGCGCGATCAGCGAGGCGGATGTGCTGCTGGGCCTGGGCCTGCGCTTCGATGACCGGGTGACGGGCCGTGTGAGCGGCTTTGCGCCCCACGCCGCCATCATCCATGTGGACCTGGACGCTGCCGAGATCGGCAAGATCGTGCGCACCCATGTGCCGGTGCGCGGCGACGCCGCCCAGGCCGCCCGCCTGCTGGCCGAGGGCGCCCAGCCGCTGCCCCGTGCCGAATGGCGCGCGCAACTGGACGCCTGGAAGGCCCGCACCGAGACCCCTGGCCACTGGGGCGCGGGCTACGCTGTCAAGGCCGTGGTGGACCGCCTGCGCCCCGACGACCTGCTCTCAAGCGATGTGGGCCAGCACCAGATGCTCGCCGCGCAGCTGGCCCGTTTTGAAAAGCCCCGCCGCTGGATCAACTCGGGCGGGCTGGGCACCATGGGCTTTGGCCTGCCCGCCGCCATTGGTGCCGGGATGGCCGAGCCTGGGGTGCGCTCGGTGGTCATTGCCGGGGACGGCGGCTTTCAGATGACGGCCCAGGAACTCGCCACGCTGAAGATGTACGACATCCGCAACGTGAAAATCTGCATCATCAACAATTCCTACCTGGGCATGGTGCGCCAGTGGCAGGAACTGTTCCACGAAAAGCGCTACTCCGAGGTGTGGCTGGGCGACTCCAACCCCGATTTTGTGAAGCTGGCCGACGCCTACGACGTGCCCGCCTACCGCGCCAGCACCGCCGAAGAACTGCCCGGCGCCATAGACGCGTGGCTGGCCAACCCCAAGAGCGCCCTGCTGGAAGTCGTGGTGCCGCACGAGCACGGCGTGTTCCCCATGGTCCCGGCGGGCGCCGCCCTGTCCGAGATGATCGAAACCGAGCCGGCACGCCCCGGCGCCCCCACCCCGGAGGCAAGCGAAGCATGA
- the ilvN gene encoding acetolactate synthase small subunit: MTPEQPTPDHLLSILVRDEPRVLTRITALFGRRGYNIKSLSVGTTEHPGVSRMTIVVSGDRGVVEQAMRQLEKLHDVVKIIDHSLEKYVDRELVLVKVAINPETRVEVRQIAEDFRSRIVDVGRHALTFEVTGDEGKITAFIEQLRPFGILETMRTGRIALTRGSNADIPAHVYHPGETQTLQPVLSAEPREERAREVPNLF, from the coding sequence ATGACCCCCGAGCAGCCCACGCCCGACCACCTGCTGTCCATCCTGGTGCGCGACGAACCGCGCGTCCTGACCCGTATCACCGCTCTCTTTGGCCGCCGGGGCTACAACATCAAGAGCCTGTCGGTGGGCACCACCGAGCACCCCGGCGTCTCGCGCATGACCATCGTGGTCAGTGGCGACCGGGGCGTGGTGGAACAGGCCATGCGCCAGCTGGAAAAGCTGCACGACGTGGTCAAGATCATTGACCACAGCCTGGAAAAATACGTGGACCGCGAACTGGTGCTGGTCAAGGTGGCGATCAACCCCGAAACGCGCGTGGAGGTGCGCCAGATCGCCGAAGACTTCCGCAGCCGCATTGTGGACGTGGGCCGCCACGCCCTGACCTTCGAGGTGACCGGCGACGAGGGCAAGATCACCGCTTTCATTGAGCAGCTGCGTCCGTTCGGCATCCTGGAAACCATGCGCACCGGCCGCATTGCCCTGACGCGCGGCAGCAACGCCGATATTCCGGCCCACGTCTACCACCCCGGCGAAACCCAGACCCTCCAGCCCGTGCTCTCCGCCGAACCCCGCGAGGAACGGGCGCGCGAAGTGCCGAATCTGTTTTAG
- the ilvC gene encoding ketol-acid reductoisomerase, whose translation MAAKMYYDRDVSTAPIEDKLIAIIGYGSQAHAHAQNLRDSGLNVVVGLREGSPSRAKAEQAGLRVASIEDATREADVIMLLIPDEQQPKVYAQSIAPHLQDGKALAFGHGFNIHFGRITPSAGVDVFLVAPKGPGHMLRRVYADGAGMPGIFAVHQDATGQAREIALAYARGIGCTRAGVLETTFKEETETDLFGEQSVLCGGVTHLIQAGFETLVEAGYQPEIAYFETLHEVKLIVDLIYEKGFGGMRHSISNTAEFGDYVTGPRIITAETKAEMGRVLADIQQGKFAERFIADAEAGFPFMEEQRGKMRDHTLEVVGQDLRDKMPFISKKALEV comes from the coding sequence ATGGCTGCGAAGATGTACTACGACCGCGACGTGTCCACCGCCCCCATCGAAGACAAGCTGATTGCGATCATCGGCTACGGCTCGCAGGCCCACGCGCACGCCCAGAACCTGCGCGACAGTGGCCTCAATGTGGTGGTGGGCCTGCGCGAAGGCAGCCCCAGCCGCGCCAAGGCCGAGCAGGCGGGCCTGCGCGTGGCGAGCATTGAAGACGCCACCCGGGAAGCCGACGTGATCATGCTGCTGATCCCCGACGAGCAGCAGCCCAAGGTGTACGCGCAGAGCATCGCCCCCCACCTGCAAGACGGCAAGGCGCTGGCGTTTGGGCACGGCTTTAACATTCACTTTGGCCGGATCACGCCGTCCGCCGGGGTGGACGTGTTTCTGGTGGCGCCCAAGGGCCCCGGTCACATGCTGCGCCGCGTCTACGCCGACGGGGCCGGGATGCCCGGCATCTTCGCCGTGCATCAGGACGCCACCGGGCAGGCGCGCGAGATCGCCCTGGCCTACGCCCGGGGCATTGGCTGCACCCGCGCGGGCGTGCTGGAAACCACCTTCAAGGAAGAAACTGAAACCGACCTGTTCGGGGAGCAGAGCGTGCTGTGCGGCGGCGTCACCCACCTGATTCAGGCGGGCTTCGAGACGCTGGTGGAAGCCGGCTACCAGCCCGAAATCGCGTACTTCGAGACGCTGCACGAGGTCAAGCTGATCGTGGACCTGATTTACGAGAAGGGCTTTGGCGGCATGCGCCACTCCATCTCCAACACCGCCGAGTTTGGTGACTACGTGACGGGCCCGCGCATCATCACCGCTGAAACGAAGGCGGAAATGGGCCGCGTGCTGGCCGACATCCAGCAGGGCAAGTTCGCCGAGCGCTTCATTGCCGACGCCGAAGCGGGCTTTCCCTTTATGGAGGAGCAGCGCGGCAAGATGCGCGACCACACACTGGAAGTCGTGGGCCAGGACCTGCGTGACAAGATGCCCTTTATCAGCAAGAAGGCGCTGGAAGTTTAA
- a CDS encoding SWIM zinc finger family protein, giving the protein MVELSVNAARAHVGAQEWRKGQPYVAGLTALSAQPDGDTVTLSGVARGQERYRVQATVRAGAVEAAHCSCPVGGTGGCKHVAALLARAAGAPEDFEAWPDLDVTLAALSADELRALVRRLLRREPDLTRLVVAGGSGAGLAGQLQAAFAQIAYDPEADWEGEGPDLSDVWPLAEELSRLGETPGADPQALLNAAVALLDGAAELQDEDYGVELHDLAAPARSALLRLLARELAEDVRSSAHDALHEAAEFGWSAAEIAQEGQADLFAALPPEDRALTLGFLQGLLDAEGRAYRRQELARTLGVLGQLGAGEVTPEAEVALARAAGDLEGLVRLLLTQGRPADAVAALGEGPRPVPPQQVEAPFREFGLLDALEAHARANLRVYGARAWLYGHFRETGRDADAHTLALDAVLHGTGDHPDFTASFLPRDLDWLAALKAVSPDWPADRETLIDHWAQQRVNLGRLVLFLLQEGLGERALPVLRRQKADPLRVLGPHLATRLALALPAAEAKPLLLQAAAAHIQGRGRKHYADAAGALRSAAPLLGHEEVRSAARLFVQEYPTLRALKEELTRAGLL; this is encoded by the coding sequence ATGGTCGAACTCTCGGTGAACGCGGCGCGGGCCCATGTGGGAGCCCAAGAGTGGCGCAAGGGGCAGCCCTACGTGGCGGGCTTGACGGCTCTGAGCGCCCAGCCGGACGGCGACACGGTGACCCTGAGTGGGGTCGCCCGGGGCCAGGAGCGCTACCGCGTGCAGGCCACCGTGCGCGCCGGAGCGGTCGAGGCCGCCCACTGTTCCTGCCCAGTGGGCGGCACAGGCGGCTGCAAGCATGTGGCCGCGCTGCTGGCCCGCGCCGCCGGGGCGCCAGAGGACTTCGAGGCGTGGCCGGATCTAGACGTCACGCTGGCCGCCCTGAGCGCCGACGAGCTGCGCGCCCTGGTCCGCCGGCTGCTGCGCCGCGAACCGGACCTGACGCGGCTGGTGGTGGCGGGCGGCTCCGGCGCAGGGCTGGCCGGACAACTGCAGGCCGCCTTTGCGCAGATTGCGTACGACCCCGAGGCAGACTGGGAAGGCGAGGGTCCTGACCTGAGCGACGTGTGGCCGCTGGCCGAGGAGTTAAGCCGCCTGGGCGAGACCCCCGGTGCCGACCCCCAGGCGCTCCTGAACGCGGCGGTGGCCCTGCTGGACGGCGCCGCCGAGCTGCAGGACGAGGACTACGGCGTGGAACTGCACGACCTCGCCGCCCCGGCCCGCAGTGCCCTGCTGCGGCTGCTGGCGCGCGAGCTGGCTGAGGACGTGCGCTCGTCCGCCCACGACGCGTTGCACGAGGCCGCCGAATTCGGCTGGAGCGCCGCCGAGATTGCGCAGGAAGGACAGGCAGACCTGTTCGCCGCGCTGCCCCCCGAGGACCGCGCCCTGACCCTGGGGTTCCTGCAGGGCCTCCTGGACGCCGAGGGCCGGGCCTACCGCCGCCAGGAGCTGGCGCGGACCCTGGGGGTGCTGGGCCAGCTGGGCGCGGGCGAGGTCACCCCCGAAGCCGAGGTGGCCCTGGCCCGCGCGGCAGGCGACCTGGAAGGGCTGGTGCGCCTGCTGCTGACCCAGGGCCGCCCGGCGGACGCCGTGGCCGCGCTGGGCGAGGGCCCGCGCCCCGTCCCCCCCCAGCAGGTGGAAGCCCCGTTCCGTGAATTCGGCCTGCTGGACGCGCTGGAAGCCCACGCCCGCGCCAACCTCCGGGTGTACGGCGCCCGGGCGTGGCTCTACGGACACTTCCGCGAGACCGGCCGTGACGCCGATGCCCACACCCTGGCCCTGGACGCGGTGCTGCACGGCACCGGCGACCACCCCGATTTCACCGCGTCCTTTCTGCCGCGCGATCTGGACTGGCTGGCGGCCCTGAAAGCGGTCAGCCCCGACTGGCCCGCCGACCGCGAAACGCTGATTGATCACTGGGCCCAGCAGCGCGTGAACCTGGGGCGCCTCGTGCTGTTTCTGCTGCAGGAGGGCCTGGGCGAGCGGGCCCTGCCCGTCCTCAGGCGCCAGAAGGCTGACCCGCTGCGGGTGCTGGGGCCCCACCTCGCCACGCGCCTGGCCCTGGCGCTGCCGGCAGCCGAGGCCAAACCGCTGCTGCTTCAGGCCGCCGCTGCCCACATTCAGGGCCGGGGGCGGAAGCACTACGCGGACGCCGCTGGGGCCCTGCGCTCGGCCGCGCCGCTGCTGGGCCACGAGGAAGTGCGCTCGGCGGCCCGGCTGTTCGTGCAGGAATACCCCACCCTGCGCGCGCTGAAAGAGGAACTGACCCGGGCGGGGCTGCTCTAA